One genomic region from Clostridium saccharobutylicum DSM 13864 encodes:
- a CDS encoding ATP-binding protein: MYMVGTIFGLVVTGIIILIKDNETESTWWLAGFLLLCGLGAFSSITTNLFINKVDSKTMDLVYYISAWLSVSAHYLAPVCILIYSMIYSNLKSNKIVYMLLFIPEILCYILLPIKNNDLKTTTEFLNYMRILCIVELPYLFSSIALLIYSFVKEKSYLIKKYKLVNIVVIVPGLVYIILFNFILRAIGMENSWKAFSILIPIHFLIFIYFANKFAVFGVTMKFDKYNFAFENIIDYITDSIIIIDEKLIVKEVNNIFYKKFQLNKEKEYQEYKNLIRESSLRNYEELLTNLIDKAHMTRTNQSMQIEVVAEEVAYFEVQVNCVIVKGDYFGTIVFFKDITAQKKNMELMIEKERLMSLSQLIGGVAHNLKTPIMSVAGGLSIIKKDTNKLYPYFNDDNNDDIEKLMVEINSWHERGQAYLRYMTDIINAIKSQLKDFDQNKKENFLIKDVIKDIVLLMSYELKKNKCKLIQEINIDDSIEIAGDINSLIQVLNNLISNAISAVKYNTNITLSVYKESKNIVFAVTNEGNIIPEHVQKKIFTEMITTKGKDGTGLGLYIAKSIIKSRFKGDIYFNSDNEMTTFFIKIPTKEQKNE; encoded by the coding sequence ATGTATATGGTCGGTACAATTTTCGGATTAGTTGTAACTGGAATTATAATATTAATAAAAGATAATGAAACTGAATCTACATGGTGGTTAGCAGGCTTTTTACTTTTATGCGGTTTAGGTGCATTTTCATCTATAACTACAAATTTATTTATTAATAAAGTAGATTCTAAAACTATGGATTTAGTATATTATATTAGTGCATGGTTATCAGTTTCTGCTCATTATTTAGCACCAGTTTGTATACTGATTTATTCAATGATTTATTCAAATTTAAAAAGTAATAAAATAGTATATATGCTACTATTTATTCCAGAAATTTTATGCTATATATTATTACCAATAAAAAATAACGATTTAAAAACAACAACAGAATTTTTAAACTACATGAGAATATTATGTATTGTTGAGTTGCCTTATTTATTTTCTTCTATTGCGTTATTAATATATTCCTTTGTAAAGGAAAAATCTTATCTAATAAAAAAGTATAAGTTAGTTAATATAGTTGTTATAGTACCAGGACTTGTTTACATAATTTTATTTAATTTTATATTAAGGGCTATTGGAATGGAAAATTCTTGGAAGGCATTTTCTATTTTAATACCAATACATTTTTTGATATTTATTTACTTCGCAAATAAGTTTGCAGTATTTGGGGTTACTATGAAATTTGATAAATATAATTTTGCTTTTGAAAATATTATTGACTATATTACCGATTCGATTATTATCATAGACGAAAAGTTAATAGTAAAAGAAGTTAATAATATATTTTACAAAAAGTTTCAACTTAATAAGGAGAAGGAATATCAGGAATATAAAAACTTGATAAGAGAGAGTAGTTTGAGAAATTATGAGGAGTTATTAACTAATTTAATAGATAAGGCTCATATGACAAGAACTAATCAATCTATGCAAATAGAAGTTGTAGCTGAGGAAGTTGCTTATTTTGAAGTACAGGTAAATTGTGTAATAGTAAAGGGTGATTATTTTGGTACAATAGTCTTCTTTAAAGATATAACTGCTCAAAAGAAGAACATGGAACTTATGATAGAAAAAGAGAGATTAATGTCTTTAAGCCAACTTATTGGAGGAGTAGCACACAATTTAAAAACTCCAATTATGAGTGTAGCAGGAGGTCTTTCAATAATAAAAAAAGATACTAATAAACTATATCCTTATTTCAACGATGACAATAATGATGATATTGAAAAATTAATGGTGGAAATAAATTCCTGGCATGAAAGAGGACAAGCATATCTACGTTATATGACTGATATTATTAACGCAATTAAAAGTCAGTTAAAAGATTTCGATCAAAATAAGAAAGAAAATTTTCTTATAAAGGATGTTATTAAAGATATAGTTTTATTAATGTCGTATGAATTAAAGAAGAATAAATGTAAATTAATACAAGAAATAAATATAGATGATTCAATAGAAATTGCTGGTGATATTAATTCTTTAATTCAAGTATTAAATAATCTTATAAGTAATGCTATAAGTGCAGTAAAATATAATACAAATATAACTTTAAGTGTTTATAAGGAAAGTAAAAATATTGTATTTGCTGTGACTAATGAAGGGAATATTATACCAGAACACGTTCAGAAGAAAATATTTACAGAGATGATCACTACAAAAGGTAAGGATGGGACAGGACTAGGTCTATATATAGCCAAATCTATTATAAAAAGTAGATTTAAAGGTGATATATATTTTAATAGTGACAATGAGATGACTACTTTTTTTATAAAAATACCAACAAAGGAGCAGAAAAATGAATAA
- a CDS encoding spore germination protein: protein MKISSNYLENMEQINSRLTVKESFDIIERTIIIGGKHALIYYLSGFVKDDIMQQILRNFFNNISESRMESYTDINSFIDNEIPHVSVEPQKDLDKMIDGLLTGQTVIIIDGFDSSIVMDLRAYAGRSTSEPAKEKTLRGSKDGFVEKIILNSALIRRRIRDPRLICEMHSIGYISKTDVCLVYLDKVVDKRALDVIIQKINSLSIGALTVGDQSLVDLLLSKNWLNPLPKIRYTERPDVAAAHIVEGKIVILVDNSPTAMILPTGIFDFLQDVNDYYFPNFTGNYLRLIRNVVIFFNIFLIPVFILFANGNITLPSSFDFIRPEKPSAVSITTQFIILEIAVDGLKLASLNTPDPLGSSLSIIGGLILGQYAVTTGWFTNETILYSAVVSLAGFAQPSIELNYAFKFLRTLLIILCGTIGFWGLILGTVIGLIVAASSKTITGEPYFYPLIPFNWIKLKNLIFRTRISNKVQ, encoded by the coding sequence TTGAAAATTTCATCAAACTATTTAGAAAATATGGAACAAATCAACTCGCGATTAACTGTAAAAGAAAGTTTTGATATTATTGAACGAACCATAATCATTGGTGGAAAACATGCTTTAATTTATTACTTATCAGGATTTGTTAAAGATGATATTATGCAGCAGATACTAAGAAATTTTTTTAATAATATATCTGAATCGAGAATGGAGTCATATACAGATATTAATAGTTTTATAGACAATGAAATTCCTCATGTATCAGTAGAACCTCAAAAAGACTTAGATAAGATGATAGATGGGTTGCTCACTGGTCAGACAGTAATAATTATAGATGGTTTTGATTCATCTATAGTTATGGATTTACGTGCTTATGCTGGCAGAAGTACATCCGAACCAGCTAAAGAAAAAACTTTAAGAGGTTCAAAAGATGGTTTTGTTGAAAAAATTATTCTTAATTCAGCATTAATTAGAAGACGAATAAGAGATCCTAGATTAATATGTGAAATGCATTCTATCGGTTATATATCAAAGACTGATGTATGTTTAGTATATTTAGATAAGGTTGTTGATAAAAGAGCCCTTGACGTCATAATTCAAAAAATCAATAGCTTATCTATAGGTGCTCTAACTGTTGGTGATCAAAGTTTAGTAGATTTGCTACTTTCAAAGAATTGGCTTAATCCATTACCTAAAATTAGGTATACTGAACGACCTGATGTTGCTGCAGCTCACATTGTTGAAGGAAAAATAGTTATATTAGTTGATAACTCTCCTACTGCTATGATTCTTCCAACTGGAATTTTTGATTTTCTTCAAGATGTAAATGATTATTATTTTCCCAATTTTACTGGAAATTATTTAAGACTTATAAGAAATGTTGTAATATTTTTCAATATATTTTTAATTCCAGTCTTTATCTTATTTGCAAATGGGAATATTACTTTGCCGAGTTCTTTTGATTTTATACGGCCAGAAAAACCCTCTGCGGTTTCTATAACCACACAATTCATAATTTTGGAAATTGCTGTTGATGGCTTAAAATTGGCTTCATTAAATACGCCTGATCCGCTTGGAAGTTCACTTTCAATAATTGGCGGATTGATACTTGGACAATATGCAGTAACAACAGGTTGGTTTACAAATGAAACCATACTTTATTCTGCTGTGGTTTCACTCGCAGGCTTTGCACAACCAAGTATAGAACTGAATTATGCCTTTAAATTTCTGAGAACACTGTTAATAATATTGTGCGGAACAATTGGATTTTGGGGGCTCATACTTGGAACGGTAATAGGTCTTATAGTAGCTGCAAGTTCAAAGACAATAACTGGCGAGCCTTATTTTTATCCTTTGATTCCATTCAATTGGATAAAACTTAAAAACTTAATTTTTAGAACAAGAATTTCAAACAAAGTTCAATAA
- a CDS encoding S8 family serine peptidase, whose protein sequence is MEMKFKVPENIFKDVNYYSYIVQYQGDIQSEVSKYPGYYVIIINNKYAIVTVKREIILQGNDINLAGPHFSTIVYVKPAEMYTLEEISPLQASKAEFLTLDLPLNLTGRGVNVAIIDSGIDYLSDEFMNSNGETRIEYIWDQTISPASEIENNIVPFGSVYTKSQIQEAINAYKEGKSPYEIVPTRDELGHGTSMAGIIGATGQNPNLKGVVPNCNFVVVKLIEDLPFEAWFNVTVPVFNITSIFAALEFLYRYSLRNNKPLVIYLPLGSTLGGHKGKGILEQFIESICINSGITVVTGAGNQRVAGGHASGIVSSVNSISSIELNIAPEQKDLWVEIWIDSPNIMSLDIISPSGENTGTLTALINNTEVYTFLFEKTTTKVNYYLPEENTGDELIRIRFYDLQPGIWKLRLIGNSILDGKYNVWIPQSGISIGGTRFIPADIYGTVTIPGTSNYAITVAAYNQNNNNIVDYSGMAFINDYINVINVAAGGVDAVTVAPGNKTTVVNGTSVSAAIVAGACAMLFEWGIVDGNDPFMYSQTIATYLSRGTSTRVGDIYPNPQWGYGMLNILAMFQNMT, encoded by the coding sequence ATGGAAATGAAATTTAAAGTTCCAGAAAACATTTTTAAAGATGTAAATTATTATAGTTATATTGTTCAATATCAAGGAGATATTCAATCAGAAGTCTCTAAATATCCTGGTTATTATGTAATAATAATAAACAATAAATACGCTATCGTAACTGTTAAAAGGGAAATAATATTACAAGGTAATGACATCAACTTAGCAGGGCCTCATTTTTCAACTATTGTATATGTAAAACCGGCTGAAATGTATACACTTGAAGAAATTTCGCCTCTACAGGCATCTAAGGCTGAATTTTTAACACTAGATTTGCCCCTAAATTTAACTGGAAGAGGAGTCAATGTAGCAATTATTGATTCCGGTATTGATTATTTAAGTGATGAATTTATGAATTCAAATGGTGAAACTCGAATTGAATATATTTGGGATCAAACAATAAGTCCTGCATCAGAAATTGAAAACAACATAGTTCCATTTGGAAGCGTATATACTAAAAGCCAAATACAAGAAGCAATAAACGCTTATAAAGAAGGAAAGTCTCCTTATGAAATAGTTCCAACCAGAGATGAACTTGGACATGGAACGAGTATGGCTGGAATTATTGGAGCAACAGGTCAAAATCCTAATCTAAAAGGAGTCGTTCCAAACTGCAATTTCGTAGTTGTAAAGTTAATTGAAGATTTACCATTTGAAGCATGGTTTAACGTAACAGTTCCAGTATTTAATATAACAAGTATTTTTGCAGCTTTAGAGTTTTTGTATAGATATTCGTTAAGAAATAATAAACCACTGGTTATTTACCTTCCTCTTGGCAGCACTTTGGGTGGTCATAAGGGCAAAGGTATTTTAGAACAATTTATAGAGTCTATTTGTATAAATAGTGGAATAACCGTTGTTACAGGTGCTGGAAACCAACGTGTAGCTGGTGGACATGCTTCTGGTATAGTATCTAGTGTTAATAGTATTAGTTCTATAGAATTAAATATTGCTCCTGAACAAAAAGATTTATGGGTTGAAATTTGGATTGATTCTCCAAATATTATGTCTCTGGACATTATATCTCCTTCTGGTGAAAACACAGGCACACTAACTGCTTTAATTAATAATACTGAAGTTTATACATTTTTATTTGAAAAAACAACGACTAAAGTTAATTATTATTTACCAGAAGAAAATACCGGTGATGAATTAATACGTATTCGATTTTATGATTTACAACCTGGCATATGGAAACTAAGGTTAATTGGCAATTCAATTTTAGATGGTAAATATAATGTTTGGATACCACAAAGTGGTATATCCATTGGTGGTACTAGATTTATACCTGCTGATATTTATGGAACAGTTACAATTCCAGGGACTTCGAATTATGCTATCACTGTTGCTGCCTACAATCAAAACAATAATAATATTGTTGATTATTCCGGTATGGCATTTATAAATGATTACATTAATGTAATCAATGTTGCTGCTGGTGGAGTAGATGCAGTTACTGTCGCTCCTGGTAATAAAACCACAGTAGTAAATGGTACCAGTGTTTCAGCTGCAATAGTTGCTGGTGCTTGTGCTATGTTGTTTGAATGGGGAATTGTTGATGGCAATGATCCATTTATGTACTCTCAAACAATAGCCACTTATCTTTCACGTGGAACTTCTACACGTGTTGGCGATATATATCCTAATCCACAATGGGGATATGGGATGTTAAATATATTAGCAATGTTTCAAAATATGACATAA
- a CDS encoding helix-turn-helix domain-containing protein, translated as MNKGISIAIIDDEIGIIDTLESFLGDKYYVEGFISSKEGLAALEKGDFDLLILDYFIDDLNGKEIVDEIRSFNPSMYITLLTGYAEEVPAMKSLDEMDIQGYIEKTGDFEKIIVYIEAIIKSIEFFKGNSIPLNKKIGQRIRSLRKSNNLSQSDVAKYLDVKTNSISQYESGSSGLTIENVLKLAELFNVTTDYILCYTLNVRNRAFR; from the coding sequence ATGAATAAAGGAATAAGTATAGCCATAATAGATGATGAAATAGGAATAATTGATACACTAGAATCTTTTCTAGGTGATAAATATTATGTTGAAGGATTTATAAGTTCAAAAGAGGGATTGGCAGCATTAGAAAAAGGTGACTTTGACTTATTAATATTAGACTACTTTATTGATGATTTAAATGGCAAGGAAATTGTTGATGAAATAAGATCATTTAATCCATCAATGTACATAACATTATTAACAGGATACGCAGAAGAAGTTCCAGCGATGAAGTCATTAGATGAAATGGATATACAAGGATACATTGAAAAGACAGGGGATTTTGAAAAAATAATCGTATATATAGAAGCGATAATAAAATCAATAGAATTTTTTAAAGGAAATAGCATACCATTGAATAAAAAGATAGGTCAAAGAATTAGATCATTAAGAAAATCAAATAATTTAAGTCAAAGTGATGTTGCTAAATATTTAGATGTTAAAACAAATTCCATATCGCAATATGAGTCTGGATCATCAGGATTAACAATAGAAAATGTTTTGAAATTAGCAGAACTATTTAACGTAACAACTGATTATATACTTTGCTATACGTTAAATGTTAGAAATAGGGCCTTTCGTTAA
- a CDS encoding transglutaminase domain-containing protein, whose amino-acid sequence MKRFFKTIIITLIIMQVMTIAAFAEGTFSNWNDIENDMYHHFVNRDANFSFLYTGTKEEFQQNIRQAIKDAYSKDDYLERSWVELRPQGKVTTQGIETTINATYLTTKEQEDYVNNELIKETAKVTNSGMSDFEKVKAINDYIINRFEYDYTLQSKSAYSALTTSVAICQGYSMAAYKMLNYAGIENRIVVGTARNISHSWNCVKIDGEWYNLDITNNDSIKKDKYFLVGDNFLLDNNYVWDRKSYPSAPKGYYE is encoded by the coding sequence ATGAAAAGATTCTTTAAGACTATAATAATAACATTAATTATTATGCAAGTTATGACAATAGCCGCATTTGCAGAGGGAACCTTTTCTAATTGGAACGACATAGAAAATGATATGTATCATCATTTTGTAAATAGGGATGCAAACTTTTCATTTTTATATACAGGAACAAAAGAGGAATTTCAGCAAAACATAAGACAAGCTATAAAGGATGCATATTCAAAGGATGACTATTTGGAAAGATCATGGGTGGAATTGCGTCCACAAGGAAAAGTTACAACTCAAGGGATTGAAACTACTATAAATGCAACTTATTTAACAACCAAGGAACAAGAGGATTATGTTAATAATGAATTAATAAAAGAAACAGCAAAAGTTACTAATTCAGGAATGTCTGATTTTGAAAAGGTAAAAGCAATAAATGATTATATTATTAATAGGTTTGAATATGATTATACACTTCAATCAAAAAGTGCATATTCAGCATTAACTACTTCGGTTGCTATTTGCCAGGGATACTCCATGGCAGCATATAAAATGTTAAATTACGCAGGAATTGAAAATCGAATTGTTGTTGGAACGGCCAGAAACATTTCTCATTCGTGGAATTGTGTTAAGATTGACGGAGAATGGTATAATTTGGATATAACTAATAATGATTCAATTAAAAAAGATAAATACTTTTTAGTAGGAGATAATTTTTTGTTAGATAATAATTATGTTTGGGATAGGAAAAGCTACCCATCAGCACCAAAAGGATATTATGAATAG
- a CDS encoding S8 family peptidase, whose translation MYNLRTCNLYYDPSVENYLIEYRGNFKEQIDKITYACGAIITDTIGIVAVSANDLDRLIKDVPTIVFVDFRPMFVLQDISPSYVDNINNIKMNPYLNLTGRNVLIGIVDTGIDYLNQEFIREDGTSRIASIWDQTIQNSNNESVYIGETYSNEQINAAINASKNNQDPYKIVPSKDVIGHGTNMAGIMGARGYTNKFQGVANDVEFVVVKLFESSNFRKMLEENNVTYAPVYNSSEIVAALEYLKNMFLKLNKPMVIYLGVGTTEGSHDSANLISRYLTSIGNFRGLCIVTGVGNEGAAQGHVSGYIKTKGDKKTSELKIPKELKYFSFNIWIQRPNRASINVISPTGESSNVIQSKIDAREIYNFVFTDTKMFVRYYTPEHFTGHEVIQIIFNDIKPGIWKIQLTGSYIVNGRYDIWLPPHNTLPENLVFLEPDPFNTLTIPGTVANAVTVAYYGTGNSLIASSGKGFNANNVINPDIATIGVNIITTKVSGGTTAVSGSSAATAIVAGACALLLEWGIINGNDTTMYSPKIVSYLIYGAYRNELYKFPNRETGYGDFDLLGVFNVISRLYRNNSRGIPIHTSHNLEDDKFIEYYVNKLFIRIPQNDFGGFFNGNEI comes from the coding sequence ATGTATAATTTACGTACTTGTAATTTATATTACGATCCAAGTGTAGAAAATTATTTAATTGAATATAGAGGTAACTTTAAAGAACAGATAGATAAGATTACTTATGCTTGTGGAGCTATAATCACTGATACTATTGGAATTGTAGCAGTGAGTGCAAATGATTTAGATAGATTGATAAAGGATGTTCCAACAATTGTTTTCGTTGACTTTAGACCAATGTTTGTATTACAAGATATTTCGCCTTCTTATGTAGATAACATAAATAATATAAAAATGAATCCATATTTAAATTTAACAGGACGAAATGTTTTAATAGGAATTGTAGATACCGGAATAGACTATCTTAACCAAGAGTTTATAAGGGAAGATGGTACGTCAAGAATAGCTAGCATCTGGGATCAAACTATTCAAAACAGCAACAATGAATCTGTATATATTGGTGAAACTTATTCTAACGAACAAATTAACGCAGCAATAAATGCCTCTAAAAATAATCAAGATCCTTATAAAATTGTTCCTTCAAAAGATGTTATTGGACATGGAACAAATATGGCTGGAATTATGGGCGCCAGAGGGTATACTAATAAATTTCAGGGAGTTGCAAATGATGTGGAATTTGTAGTTGTTAAACTTTTCGAATCCTCTAATTTCAGAAAAATGTTAGAAGAAAATAATGTAACATACGCACCAGTTTATAACAGTTCTGAAATTGTAGCTGCATTAGAATATTTAAAAAATATGTTTTTAAAACTAAACAAACCTATGGTTATATATTTAGGTGTCGGAACAACAGAAGGAAGTCATGATAGTGCAAATCTAATCTCCAGATATTTAACAAGCATAGGAAACTTCAGAGGACTTTGCATAGTGACTGGTGTTGGTAATGAAGGTGCTGCGCAAGGACATGTATCGGGATATATAAAAACAAAAGGTGATAAAAAAACATCTGAATTAAAAATCCCTAAAGAATTAAAGTACTTTTCATTTAACATATGGATTCAAAGACCAAATAGGGCTTCTATAAATGTAATTTCGCCTACTGGAGAATCATCAAACGTTATACAATCTAAAATAGATGCACGTGAAATCTATAATTTTGTTTTTACAGATACTAAAATGTTCGTACGATATTATACTCCTGAGCACTTTACAGGACATGAAGTTATTCAAATCATATTTAATGACATAAAACCAGGCATATGGAAAATACAGCTAACTGGAAGTTATATAGTAAATGGACGATACGACATATGGCTTCCTCCCCATAATACTTTGCCTGAAAATCTAGTTTTCCTTGAACCAGATCCTTTTAATACATTAACTATCCCTGGAACAGTTGCAAATGCAGTTACTGTTGCATACTATGGAACTGGTAATTCACTTATAGCCTCTTCAGGCAAAGGATTTAATGCTAATAATGTAATCAATCCAGATATTGCAACTATAGGTGTTAACATTATAACAACAAAAGTTTCAGGCGGAACTACCGCTGTTTCCGGGAGCTCTGCTGCTACTGCAATAGTTGCTGGAGCCTGTGCTCTTTTATTAGAATGGGGAATAATTAACGGTAATGATACTACTATGTATTCTCCAAAAATAGTAAGCTATTTAATTTATGGTGCATATAGAAATGAATTATACAAATTCCCTAACAGAGAGACTGGATATGGAGATTTTGATTTATTAGGAGTCTTTAATGTTATTAGCAGATTATACAGAAATAATAGTCGTGGTATACCAATTCATACCTCACACAATCTTGAAGATGATAAATTTATAGAATATTACGTAAATAAATTATTCATAAGAATTCCCCAAAATGATTTCGGAGGTTTTTTTAATGGAAATGAAATTTAA
- the malQ gene encoding 4-alpha-glucanotransferase, producing the protein MERGSGVIMHIASLPGKYGIGTFGRKAYEFSDFLKKAGQRYWQILPLGHTSYGDSPYQSFSAFAGNPYFIDFDILVEDGLLKKADYEKINFEDNTEIINYGLLFNEKTKILRKAYENFKKINNSDLEKFESEESYWLDDYAMFMAVKVKFNLNSWQGWDNDIKFRSEISLKKYKEELKDEICYWKFIQYEFFKQWRKLKTYINNLGIKIIGDIPIYVAEDSADVWSNRKIFLLDDNTLKPLKVAGCPPDIFSSTGQLWGNPIYNWNYIEQTGYKWWISRVKQSLELYDVIRLDHFRGFEAYWAVPYGDKTAQNGEWIKGPGMKLFDAIKNELGKIDIIAEDLGFLTEETIKLIKKTGFPGMKVLEFAFDGKNNNLYLPHNYERNFVAYTGTHDNDTVKGWFDSSGTRSEVKNSIEYLRLTKEEGYNWGFIRGVWSSVANVSIALMQDFLNLGNEARLNLPSTMEKNWTWRAKDGSFTNELANKIYRLTKIYGRCD; encoded by the coding sequence ATGGAAAGAGGTAGTGGTGTTATTATGCATATTGCATCTTTACCCGGGAAATATGGAATAGGTACATTCGGTAGAAAAGCGTATGAATTCAGTGATTTTTTAAAAAAAGCTGGACAAAGATATTGGCAGATACTTCCCCTAGGACATACTAGTTATGGAGATTCACCATATCAGTCATTTTCAGCATTTGCTGGGAATCCATATTTCATAGACTTTGATATTCTTGTTGAAGATGGATTACTGAAAAAAGCAGATTATGAAAAAATAAATTTTGAAGATAATACTGAAATTATAAATTATGGACTTCTATTTAATGAAAAAACAAAAATTTTAAGAAAAGCATATGAAAACTTTAAAAAAATTAATAATAGTGATTTAGAAAAATTTGAATCAGAAGAATCATATTGGTTAGATGATTATGCTATGTTTATGGCAGTAAAAGTTAAATTTAATCTAAATAGCTGGCAGGGTTGGGATAATGATATAAAGTTTAGAAGTGAGATATCATTAAAAAAATATAAAGAAGAACTTAAGGATGAAATATGTTATTGGAAGTTTATACAGTATGAATTTTTCAAGCAATGGAGAAAATTAAAAACGTATATAAATAATTTAGGTATTAAAATCATAGGAGATATTCCTATATATGTTGCAGAAGATAGTGCAGATGTATGGAGTAATCGAAAAATATTTTTACTAGATGATAACACGTTAAAGCCATTAAAAGTAGCGGGATGTCCTCCGGATATATTCTCATCTACAGGCCAGCTATGGGGAAATCCTATATATAATTGGAACTATATTGAACAAACTGGATATAAGTGGTGGATAAGTAGAGTTAAACAAAGTTTAGAGTTATATGATGTAATAAGATTAGATCATTTTAGAGGATTTGAAGCATATTGGGCTGTACCATATGGTGATAAAACAGCTCAAAATGGTGAATGGATTAAAGGTCCAGGAATGAAGCTATTTGATGCTATAAAAAATGAATTAGGAAAAATAGATATTATAGCAGAGGATTTGGGTTTCTTAACAGAAGAAACTATAAAGCTTATAAAGAAAACAGGTTTTCCAGGAATGAAGGTTTTAGAATTTGCATTTGATGGTAAAAATAACAATTTGTACTTACCTCATAATTATGAAAGAAATTTTGTAGCTTATACAGGAACCCATGATAATGATACAGTAAAGGGTTGGTTTGATTCTTCGGGTACTAGGAGTGAAGTTAAAAATTCAATTGAATATTTAAGATTAACAAAAGAAGAAGGGTATAATTGGGGATTTATAAGGGGGGTATGGAGTAGTGTAGCAAATGTATCCATAGCATTAATGCAGGATTTTTTAAATCTAGGAAACGAAGCAAGACTTAATTTGCCTTCAACAATGGAAAAAAATTGGACATGGCGAGCAAAAGACGGAAGTTTTACCAATGAATTGGCAAATAAGATTTATAGATTAACTAAGATTTATGGAAGGTGTGATTAA
- a CDS encoding alpha/beta fold hydrolase yields MKKIISSIADSYGLWDLNKTYSKINQFHYDEIEIAKLIGDYQKFYFKPDLPKIKFENNRIIFKSQVHNEECNRDAIFYTDLYSNETKENVSIIMIHGWRSEKLNRLEPVFLDEFKKKQYNTYRYILPYHMDRCDKLNYSGEYFYSANINRTLKSIKQSVNDIRALITYLKENNNKVVIIGLSLGGLVANLIAGCEKNIDLLISIFPANSLAFTSFKSEVGKYVKRDFLEKSFEFNKLSEIWTIINPSLNKPIIDLNKILLIQGDYDKYVLYEDTRKISENWGIKNELLKCGHSGIVINKKEIRNKVIDFINKEL; encoded by the coding sequence TTGAAAAAAATTATATCATCCATAGCAGATAGTTATGGATTATGGGACTTAAATAAAACATATAGCAAAATTAATCAATTTCATTATGATGAAATTGAAATCGCTAAATTAATAGGTGATTATCAAAAGTTTTATTTTAAGCCAGATTTACCTAAAATTAAGTTTGAAAATAATAGGATTATATTTAAAAGCCAGGTACATAATGAAGAATGTAATAGGGATGCTATATTTTATACCGATTTATATTCAAATGAAACAAAAGAAAATGTAAGTATTATAATGATCCATGGTTGGAGATCTGAAAAGTTAAATAGATTAGAACCTGTGTTTTTAGACGAATTTAAAAAGAAACAATATAATACATATAGGTATATTTTACCTTATCACATGGATAGATGTGATAAATTAAATTATAGTGGAGAATATTTTTATAGTGCCAATATTAATAGGACATTGAAATCAATTAAGCAGTCTGTTAATGATATAAGGGCTTTAATTACATATCTAAAAGAGAATAATAATAAAGTTGTTATTATTGGATTATCTTTGGGTGGATTGGTAGCAAATTTAATAGCAGGATGTGAAAAAAATATTGATTTGCTTATATCTATATTTCCAGCAAATAGTTTAGCATTCACAAGTTTTAAATCAGAAGTAGGGAAATATGTAAAGAGGGACTTTTTAGAAAAATCTTTTGAATTTAATAAGTTAAGTGAAATTTGGACAATTATAAATCCAAGTTTGAACAAGCCTATAATTGATTTGAATAAAATATTATTAATCCAAGGAGATTATGATAAATACGTTTTATATGAAGATACTAGGAAAATTTCTGAAAATTGGGGAATAAAAAATGAACTATTAAAATGCGGGCATTCAGGGATTGTTATTAATAAAAAGGAAATTAGAAATAAAGTTATAGACTTTATAAATAAAGAATTGTAA